Proteins encoded in a region of the Vitis riparia cultivar Riparia Gloire de Montpellier isolate 1030 chromosome 7, EGFV_Vit.rip_1.0, whole genome shotgun sequence genome:
- the LOC117918386 gene encoding probable mannitol dehydrogenase: MAKSAEQGHPNQAFGWAATDTSGVLSPFKFSRRATGEKDVRFKVLYCGICHSDLHMIKNEWGKSRYPIVPGHEVVGIVTEVGSKVEKLKVGDKVGVGCFVGACHSCDDCANDLENYCPKKIYTYGDTYYDGTATQGGYSDVMVAEERYVIHFPDNLPLDGGAPLLCAGITVYSPLKYFELTKPGMHIGVVGLGGLGHVAVKFAKAFGVKVTVISTSPGKKEEALERLGADSFVVSRDPDQMRAAMGTMDGIIDTVFAAHPLLPLIGLLKSHGKLILVAAPIDRPIELPVYALMSGRKLVASSLSGGLKETQEMIDFAGKHNVTADVEVVPMDYVNTAMERLEKADVRYRFVIDIGNTLKAT; this comes from the exons ATGGCAAAATCAGCAGAGCAAGGGCACCCAAACCAGGCTTTTGGATGGGCAGCCACTGACACATCTGGTGTCCTCTCTCCCTTCAAATTCTCGAGAAG GGCAACAGGAGAAAAAGACGTAAGATTCAAAGTGTTGTACTGTGGAATATGTCACTCAGACCTACACATGATCAAGAATGAATGGGGCAAGTCCAGATACCCTATAGTTCCCGG GCATGAAGTTGTGGGCATAGTGACAGAGGTGGGGAGCAAAGTGGAAAAGTTAAAAGTAGGAGATAAAGTTGGGGTAGGGTGCTTCGTTGGAGCTTGCCACTCTTGTGATGATTGTGCTAATGATCTCGAGAATTACTGCCCCAAAAAGATATATACTTACGGTGACACTTACTACGATGGAACCGCCACACAAGGAGGATACTCAGATGTCATGGTTGCTGAGGAGCGCTATGTGATTCATTTTCCTGATAACCTTCCTCTTGATGGTGGTGCTCCTCTCTTATGTGCTGGGATCACAGTGTACAGTCCCTTGAAATATTTTGAACTTACCAAACCTGGGATGCACATAGGAGTTGTTGGCCTAGGGGGACTGGGACATGTAGCGGTGAAGTTTGCTAAGGCTTTTGGAGTAAAGGTGACAGTGATCAGTACTTCCCCTGGCAAGAAGGAGGAAGCCTTGGAACGCCTTGGTGCTGACTCCTTTGTAGTCAGCCGCGACCCGGATCAGATGCGG GCTGCCATGGGCACAATGGATGGAATCATCGACACAGTCTTTGCTGCTCACCCTCTTCTTCCATTGATTGGGCTGTTGAAATCTCACGGGAAACTCATTCTGGTTGCTGCACCGATCGATAGGCCCATTGAGCTACCAGTCTATGCTTTGATGTCAG GGCGGAAGCTAGTGGCTAGTAGTCTCAGTGGAGGGTTGAAAGAGACACAGGAAATGATTGATTTTGCAGGAAAACACAACGTAACTGCAGATGTTGAGGTTGTCCCAATGGACTATGTAAACACTGCAATGGAGCGATTGGAGAAAGCCGATGTTAGGTACCGGTTCGTGATTGACATTGGCAATACGTTGAAAGCTACCTAG
- the LOC117918383 gene encoding probable mannitol dehydrogenase: MAKSAEQEHPTKAFGWAATDTSGVLSPFKFSRRETGEKDVRFKVLYCGICHSDLHMAKNDWGMSTYPIVPGHEIVGIVTEVGSKVEKFKVGDRVGVGCVVGACHSCDICDNDLENYCPKMIFTYSAPYHDGTTTYGGYSDVMVAEERYVVRIPDNLPLDAGAPLLCAGITVYSPLQHFGLTKPGMHIGVVGLGGLGHVAVKFAKGFGVKVTVISTSPSKKKEAIEHLGADYFLVSRDPDQMQAAMGTMDGIIDTVSAVHPLLPLIGLLKFQGKLVMVGGPSRPLELPVFPLLMGRKVVAGSCTGGMKETQEMIDFAGKHNITADVEVIPMDYVNTAMERLEKADVRYRFVIDIGNTLKSA, from the exons ATGGCAAAATCTGCAGAGCAAGAGCACCCCACCAAGGCCTTTGGATGGGCAGCAACTGACACATCTGGAGTCCTCTCTCCCTTCAAATTCTCCAGAAG GGAAACAGGAGAAAAAGACGTAAGGTTCAAGGTGCTGTATTGTGGAATATGTCACTCCGATCTACACATGGCCAAGAATGACTGGGGCATGTCCACCTACCCTATAGTTCCCGG ACATGAGATTGTGGGCATAGTGACAGAGGTGGGAAGCAAGGTCGAAAAGTTCAAAGTAGGAGACAGAGTTGGAGTGGGGTGCGTGGTTGGAGCTTGTCACTCTTGTGATATCTGTGACAATGATCTAGAGAATTACTGCCCCAAAATGATATTCACCTACAGTGCCCCTTACCATGATGGAACCACCACATATGGAGGCTACTCAGATGTCATGGTTGCTGAGGAGCGCTATGTGGTTCGTATCCCAGACAACCTTCCTCTTGATGCCGGTGCTCCTCTCCTATGTGCTGGGATCACAGTGTACAGCCCCTTGCAACATTTTGGACTCACCAAACCTGGAATGCACATCGGTGTGGTTGGCCTAGGTGGACTGGGACATGTAGCTGTAAAGTTTGCCAAGGGTTTTGGGGTTAAGGTGACTGTGATCAGTACTTCCCCTAGCAAGAAGAAGGAAGCCATAGAACACCTTGGTGCCGACTACTTTCTAGTCAGCCGCGACCCAGATCAGATGCAG GCTGCCATGGGCACAATGGATGGCATCATTGATACAGTCTCTGCTGTTCACCCTCTTCTTCCATTGATCGGTTTGTTGAAATTTCAAGGGAAGCTCGTTATGGTTGGTGGACCAAGTAGGCCGCTTGAGCTACCAGTCTTTCCTTTGCTTATGG GGAGGAAGGTAGTAGCTGGAAGCTGTACAGGAGGGATGAAGGAGACACAGGAAATGATTGATTTTGCGGGGAAACACAACATAACTGCAGATGTTGAGGTTATTCCAATGGACTATGTGAACACTGCCATGGAGCGACTGGAGAAAGCCGATGTTAGGTACCGCTTCGTAATTGACATTGGTAACACCTTGAAATCAGCCTAA